The nucleotide sequence CTTCCTATTTTTGAGCCATCTTTTTGAAGAACCTGTCCATAGACTCCTAGTCCAGATCCATCTTGTCCATTGGACGCCCATGTGACAAGTAAGTTGCCATTCCCTAGTGTTGTTGTTTTGGGTTGTGTCTGGTCGCTAATGTTGTATGTATTTACCTGGAATTCAGATCCAACTTTATTGCCATTCGTATCCATGATTTGGCCATGGATCGACCAGCCTGCTCCCCCTTGATTTTGTGATTGCCAAACAGATAGGAAATTACCTCCTTCGATTGAAGTTAAAGAAGGGTATTCTTGGTCGCCGGTTGTAAACGTATTTACTTGTTTGCTGCTCCCCTCTGGTTCATACATCGGTATTGAATCTGGAAGTACTGATCCAACAAGGTTTGCATTACTAAATAACGAGGGGAGTCTGGAATCGTCTATTGAAACAGAATAGTAATCTTCAGCTGAATTGTTGCTGGTGCCAAAGTGGACAATGAGTGATCCAGAAGAACTTAAGCTAGAAGTATTCGATATTCCAGACAAATTTCCATTAAGAAGGGGTATTCCATTGAAGTCAGTAGCGTTTGAAATGCGCTGTACTTCAAGTGCCATGGCTTGAAATTCACTATTTATGATCGCTCTTTGGTCTTCCGTATAAGTTCCAGTCGCCGCTTGCTCGGCCAGTTCCTTCATCCGAATCAACTTCTCATCGACAACTTGTAATGCCCCATCCGCTGTCTGGATCATGGAGATGGCATCGTTAGCGTTCCTGATCCCCTGGTTCATGGTGCTGATGTCGGATCGCATCAACTCCCGAACAGCGAGACCGGCAGCGTCGTCGGCGGCGGAATTGATCCGCAGCCCAGACGACAACCGCTGGGTCGACGTACTCAGCGCCCCATAGTGGTCTGACAAATTTCTGGCGGAGTTCATCGCCATGAGGTTGTGGTTTATGACCAATGCCATGGGGAGGCATCTCCTTCCTTGTTCAGCGGGCATTTCCCGGCAAATCACCGGAATTATTTTCCGGTGGCCCGGGGCCTGAACCGCCAGGAATCAAGGCTCAGACGGAAAAATTGACAAAAATTAAAGTTTACTTGTTAATATCTAGCAATTTGCATACCTAACTTTCTTATAAGAAGGACACGCTAGCCCTAAACTGTCCGAAAAGGACAATTCCATGGGCGAGATTCTTAAGGTTTTTGGAAAACGTGTCCGGTCATTGCGGCGGGCAAAGGACATGACCCAGGAGCAGCTTGCGGAGCGGGCGGGGCTGTCCCTCCAAAGCGTTGGGGAGATCGAACGGGGCAGGGGGAATCCGACCTTGGTGAATATCGAAAGATTATCCGCCGCCCTCGAGGAAGATTTGGCATCCCTCTTTGACCTTGGGGATGTCGGCATGACGCGGGAGCAGGTGCAGAAAGAACTTCTGGAGTTGCTGGCCGGGGCCAGCGAAGAGCAAGTGCGAGCGATCCTGACCATGGCCCGGGTGCTGATCCAGAAGTGACCTGGGCTTTCCCGCGTCACCTTTCAGTCATCCTCAGGGAGCATGATCGTCAGGACCGGTTCTGCGCTGTCGCCAGGGCCGATATGGGCAATGACCTCGACTGTTTCCGTGTGTCCTGGCGTCATCAGGAACGCCACCTTGAAATAGACCCTGTCCGAGTTGACCGCCCTCTTGGCTGCAAACAGCGCCAGCGTCAGCAGGTCGTGGAGCCTGCCCGTCACGGACTGCCCCTCGCCAGCCAGCCCCGCTGGTGGTTCTATATAATGATGATACAGGTTGTCGGTGACCACCGTGGGCAGTTTGAAGCCGGTGGCTTTCGCTTGCTCGGTGACATCGACCAACACCCCGTCAGCAATCGCCTCTGCCCTGGAGTAGGAGTAGATGACGTTTCCAAAAGCTTTATCGTTCGGCATTTTCAGGACCATCCTGATTTGAGTTCAGCAAGTTTTCAAGTTTCTTGCGAAAGTTCATTGTAAGTTCGAGTCCGATTTCGGCATAGCAACGGAGTATCGCTCCATCGACTTCGATGGCGG is from Solidesulfovibrio magneticus RS-1 and encodes:
- a CDS encoding helix-turn-helix domain-containing protein, which gives rise to MGEILKVFGKRVRSLRRAKDMTQEQLAERAGLSLQSVGEIERGRGNPTLVNIERLSAALEEDLASLFDLGDVGMTREQVQKELLELLAGASEEQVRAILTMARVLIQK
- a CDS encoding DUF6573 family protein, giving the protein MPNDKAFGNVIYSYSRAEAIADGVLVDVTEQAKATGFKLPTVVTDNLYHHYIEPPAGLAGEGQSVTGRLHDLLTLALFAAKRAVNSDRVYFKVAFLMTPGHTETVEVIAHIGPGDSAEPVLTIMLPEDD